GATCGCGCGGGGACCGGGCATTCGTCCGGACGGATCCGATGGGGCCCCGATGATCGGCAGGCGGCTTCCCTATAATCCCGCCATGGCGGAGCCGATTGCCGATGGTTTGAACGAGGTCCCCGTGCGGGCGCGGGCGCAACCGCGTGCCACCGCACGGGCGTCTGCCGCTTCGGCGGCGCCCGAGCGCGGCGCCCGCCTGCTCGCCGAGACACGCTGGATCGTCGCGGCGCTCGCCGTGCTCGCACTGGGTGCCGCGCTGCTCTCCTACCACCGCAGCGATCCCGGCTTCACCCATCTGTCCGGCAGTTCGCATATCGCCAACTGGGAGGGGGCGGCCGGCGCGTGGGTGGCCGATCTGCTCTTTTTCCTCTTCGGGTTCTCGGCGTTTTTCTGGGTGGTGTTTGCCGCGGAATGGGTATGGCGCGGATTTGCACGCCTGCACCGCAACCCGTCCCACCCCGCGTTGCCGTTGTGGGTACGCGGGCCGGGTTTCGCCGTCCTGATGCTGGCGGCGACTTCGCTCGAATCCCTGCGCCTGCCGCGGGCCGCCGCCGTGCTGCCGGGATCCGCCGGCGGGGTGCTGGGATCGTCCCTCGGGCCCTGGGTGGAGCGGGCGCTGGGCGCGACCGGCGCCACGGTTGCGCTGATCGTGCTGTGCGCGCTGGGTGCGAGCCTCGGGTTTGGATTCTCCTGGCTCGCGGTCGCGGAGCGCGTGGGAGGCGTCATGGAGTCCGTCGTCGCCCGGGCACGGATGCGGCGCGAGGAAAGCGAGGATCGGACGATCGGCGTCGCGGCGTCGGAGGAGCGTGCGGCGATGCTCGCCGCCCAACGCGATCAGGCCCCGGAGCACGAGCCGGTGCACATCGAACGGCAACCGGAACACGCGCCGATTTCGGAACGCAAGCAGCAGGAGCGCCAGGTGCCGCTGTTTGCCGAAGCGGCCGCCGCCGGCGGCCTGCCGACGCTCGATCTGCTGGACGAAGCCGATGGCGGACCGGAGGCGGTCGCCACCGAAACCCTGGAGTTCACGTCCCGCCTGATCGAGAAGAAGCTCAAGGATTTCGGAGTTCAGGTCACGGTGATCGCGGCCTATCCCGGTCCGGTCATCACCCGCTATGAAATCGAGCCCGCGACCGGCGTGAAGGGGGCGCAGATCGTCAACCTCGCGAAGGATCTCGCCCGCGCGCTGTCGCTGGTTTCGATCCGCGTCGTCGAGACCATCCCGGGCAAGAACCTGATGGGTCTGGAACTGCCGAATCAGCGCCGCCAGGTGGTCCGCCTGGCGGAGATCCTCGGCTCGGCAGCCTACGCGGAAAGCCATTCCCCGGTGGCGCTGGGCCTGGGCAAGGACATCGCGGGCAAGCCGGTGGTGGTCGACCTCGCGCGCATGCCGCATCTGCTGGTGGCCGGCACGACCGGATCGGGAAAGTCGGTGGGCATCAACGCGATGATCCTCTCGATCCTGTACAAATCGGATCCGGCCAAGGTGCGGCTGCTGCTGATCGATCCGAAGATGCTCGAAATGTCGGCCTACGAGGGAATCCCGCATCTGCTCGCCCCGGTGGTGACGGACATGCGGGAGGCCGGCCACGCGCTCAACTGGTGCGTGGCGGAGATGGATCGCCGCTACCGTCTGATGAGCAAGCTCGGCGTGCGCAGCCTGGCCAGCTACAACCAGAAGGTGGCGGAGGCGCGCGACCGCGGCGAACCCATCCCGCACCCGTTCGCCGACCCTGCCGAGGCGCAGCCGCTGGAGCCGCTGCCGGTGATCGTGGTGGTGATCGACGAGCTTGCCGACCTGATGATGGTCACCGGCAAGAAGGTCGAGGAACTGATCGCGCGGATCGCGCAGAAGGCGCGTGCGGCCGGGATGCACCTGATCCTCGCGACCCAGCGTCCGTCGGTCGACGTCATCACCGGGCTGATCAAGGCGAACATTCCCACCCGCATCGCGTTCCAGGTGTCGAGCCGGATCGATTCGCGGACCATCCTCGACCAGATGGGCGCGGAGTCGCTGCTGGGGCAGGGCGACATGCTGTACCTGCCGGCGGGCGCCGGCATTCCCGCGCGGGTGCACGGCGCGTTCGTGTCGGACGAGGAAGTGCACCGCGTTGCCGAGTCGTTGCGCAGGCAGGGGGCGCCGGTGTACGTCGAGGGTCTGCTCGAGGCGCCGGATGCCGGCGCCGAAGCGGCCGGCGATGCGGCCGGCGGCGGAGGCGAAAGCGACCCGCTGTATGACCAGGCGGTGGAGATCGTGCTCAAGCAGCGGCGCGCATCGATCTCCCTGGTGCAGCGCCATCTGCGCATCGGCTACAACCGGGCGGCGCGACTGCTGGAGGAGATGGAGCGGGCGGGAATGGTTTCGAGCATGCAGGCCAACGGCAATCGCGAGATTCTCGTGCCGAATCGGGAAGGAACGGAATGAGTCGGTGGTGGCGGATCCTCGCCGCGTTCTGCGCGGCGAATGTGCTGGCGGCGGGCGCCCATGCGGCGCCGATCGACGAGCTGCATGCGTTTCTGGCGCACACCGCGTCGATGCGCGGCGACTTCATGCAGCGCAATCCGCCGGCGGGCGGAGGCCGGTCGCCGGCAAAGCGCCTGGCGGCCCCCAGCGTGACCCGTGGCAGCTTTTCCTTCCAGCGGCCGGGAAAATTCCGCTGGGTGGTGCAGCAACCCTACGCGCAGCTCATCGTCAGCGACGGCCGCACGCTGTACCTCTACGATCAGGACCTGGAACAGGTGACGAAGAAGACGCTGGCCGGCTCCCTGCCGGCATCGCCCGCGTCGATCCTGTTCGGTTCCAACGATTTCGAACACCAGTTCGTCGTCACCAATGACGGCACGGAAGACGGCGTGGCATGGATCCTCGCACTTCCCCGGACGAAGGATTCGCCCTTCGAGCGCATTCGCATCGGGTTCCGCGACGGCGTGCCGGTGGCGATGCGTCTCGAGGACCAGTTCGGGCAGATCACGCAACTGTCGTTCGATCACATCCAGCGCAATCCGGCGCTGGATCCGGCGCAGTTCCGGTTCGTGCCTCCCGCCGGCGTGGACATACTCGACGATCGATGAGTGACCTGTTCTCTTCGTCGGCAGACCCACCGGCATCGCCGGAACGGGCCGGCGCAGGACGCAAACCGGTGCAACCCGCTGCCGTACCCCTTGCCGAGGCCATGCGACCGACGCGCATCGACGACGTCGTCGGACAGCGGCACCTGCTCGGTGCCGGCAAGCCGCTGCGGATGGCGTTCGAGTCGGGGCATCCGCATTCGATGATCCTCTGGGGGCCACCCGGCGTCGGCAAGACCACGCTGGCGCGCCTGATGGCCGGCGCCTTCGGCCTGGACTTCATCGCGATCTCGGCCGTCCTGGGCGGGGTGAAGGACATCCGCGATGCGGTCGAGCGCGCCACCGCCACGCGGGCGCGCACCGGCCTGCCCACGGTGGTGTTCGTCGACGAGGTGCATCGCTTCAACAAGGCGCAGCAGGATGCCTTCCTGCCGCACGTCGAATCGGGGCTGTTCGTGTTCATCGGCGCCACCACCGAGAACCCCTCGTTCGAGGTGGTGGGTGCGCTGTTGTCGCGCGCGGTGGTCTATGTGCTGGAGCCGCTTTCGGAAGCCGATCTGCTGCAGTTGCTGGAATCTGCGCGTGCCCGGTTCCTGCCGCAGGTCGAGATCGGCGATGACGCCCGCCGGATGCTGGTGGAAACGGCCGACGGCGACGGCCGCCGCCTGCTGCAGGCGCTGGAGATCACCGCCAATGCCGCGGCGCAGGCGGGACGCCCGGTCGATGTGGAGTTCCTGCGCGGGGCGCTGCCGGCGACCCTGCGGCGGTTCGACAAGGGCGGCGAGAATTTCTACGATCAGATTTCCGCGCTGCACAAGTCGGTGCGCGGCTCGGATCCGGACGCCGCGCTCTACTGGATGGCGCGCATGCTCGACGGCGGCGTGGATCCGCTGTACGTCGCGCGCCGCGCGATCCGCATGGCGTCGGAGGACATCGGTCTTGCCGACCCGCGTGCGCTTCAGCTCGCGCTGGAGGCCGCGCAGGCCTTCGAGCGCCTGGGATCCCCCGAAGGCGAGCTCGCGCTCGCGCAGGCGATCGTCTATCTGGCGATGGCACCCAAATCGAATGCCGTGTATCGCGCCCTGGGTGAAGTCCGGCGCTTTGTCGAGACCGACGGCACCCGCCCCGTTCCCATGCATCTGCGCAACGCGCCGACGCGGCTCATGAAGGATCTGGGCTATGGAACCGGCTATCGCTACGCGCACGACGAGGAGGGGGCTTTCGCCGCCGGCGAAACCTACCTGCCCGAAGGCGTGCCCCCGCAGCAGTGGTACCGCCCGACCGACCGCGGATTGGAACAGCGGATCGGCGAGCGCCTGGCGGAACTTCGCGCGCGCAACCTCCGGGCCGCCAAGCCGCCCGGCAAGTCGTAGCCCATACGCAGTCCATACGTAGTCCATAATCCGGACCGTCCCCTCACGCCATTCTCCGGTGAGGAGGGTTCCTCCAATCCATTGCCAGGACAGCGCCATGCTCGACATCAACGCCTTGCGCCGGAATGCCGCCGAAATCGCGGCACGGCTGCGCACCCGTCCCTACGAATTCGACGTCGACGGATTTTCCGCGCTGGAGGCCGAACGCAAGGCGATGCAGAGTACGACGGAAGAGCTGCAGGCGCGTCGCAACGCCCTCTCGAAGCAGATCGGCATCTGCAAGGCGCGCGGAGAAGACGCCGGCGCGCTGATGGAAGAGGTCGCCGCCATCCCCGAGAAGCTCAAGGCGCTGGAAGCTCGGCTGGAGGGCGTGCAGGCGCGGCTCCACGCAATGCTGCTCGAGGTGCCCAACGTTCCGCATGCCTCGGTTCCGTTCGGCCGGTCGAGCGAGGACAACGTCGAGGTTCGCCGCTGGGGCACGCCGCGCGGATTCGATTTCGCGGTTCAGGATCACGTCGAAGTGGGCGCGGCGCTGGGGCTCGATTTCGAAGCCGCGGCCAAACTGTCGGGTGCGCGCTTTGCGGTGCTCAAGGGCCCGGTGGCGCGCCTGCATCGCGCGCTCGCGCAGTTCATGCTCGATCTGCACACCACCGAGCACGGCTACACCGAGTGCTACACGCCGTATCTGGTCAACGCCCAGGCGCTGGTGGGCACGGGGCAGCTGCCGAAGTTCGAGCAGGATCTTTTCCGCGTCCCGCGCGGCGGCGATGTGGCGGGTCCGGAGGGATCAGGCGAAGAGTCCGCCGTGGAGCCGCTCTATCTCATTCCGACCGCCGAAGTGACGCTCACCAATCTGGCGCGCGACCGGATCCTGCGCGAAGCCGATCTGCCCGTGCGGCTCACCGCACACTCGCCCTGTTTCCGCTCGGAAGCGGGGTCTTACGGCCGGGACACGCGGGGCATGATCCGGCAGCACCAGTTCGACAAGGTGGAAATGGTGCAGGTCGTCCATCCCGAGCGCTCGTTCGAAGCGCAGGAGGAGATGGTCGTGCATGCGGAGACCGTGTTGCGGCGCCTCGAACTACCCTACCGCGTCGTGTTGCTGTGCACCGGAGACATGGGAGCCTCGGCCGCGAAGACCTATGATCTCGAGGTATGGCTTCCGGCGCAGAACACCTATCGCGAGATCTCCTCGGTTTCCAACTGCGAGGCGTACCAGGCGCGGCGCATGCAGGCGCGGTTCCGCAATGCCCAGGGCAAGACCGAGTTCGTGCACACCCTCAATGGATCCGGACTCGCCGTCGGCCGCACGCTGGTCGCCATCCTGGAGAACTTCCAGAACGGCGACGGCTCCGTGTCGATTCCTGCGGCCCTGCAGCCGTATCTGGGGGGCACGCAACGCCTGGAGCCCGTCCGCGGGTGAGTCACGACCCGGTGTCATGTTGGTGTAACACACCGCGCTGACCATGCTTTCCTTCCTGGCATTATTGTTTTGTCAGGTTTCCTCAACTGCGAACTAGGAGAATCGGATGAACGCAGTCAAACTCTCGGCGGCGGCCGTGCTGGCCCTGTTTGCGTTCGGTGTCCAGGCCCATCCGGCGAAGCCGCTTACCGACCGGCAGATCACCGACATCATTCAGCACAAGATCAACCACTCCCCCATGCTCGACGGCGATGTGATCAGCGTCGAGACGCACCAGGGCCGGGTTCACCTCACGGGCCAGGTCGATTCGCGGTTCGAGCGCCACGTCGCCAAGCGCATCGCGCAGAAGGTCCCCGGCGTGAAGAGCGTGAAACTCGATCTGGGCATCATCAACGACTGATCCCGATCGGAAGCAAGGCCCGCGTCCTGCCTGCCCGGGCAGGACGCACCCGATACGGCTTGCCGCATCGATCGTCTCCGGATCGCCCGCCCAGGTACCGGCAGATTTGCTAGACTTATCGGTTTCGACGCGCCCGCACACCAGCAATCCGGAGAGGTGGCAGAGTGGTCGAATGCGCCGGACTCGAAATCCGGTGTACCGGTCTCCGGTACCGTGGGTTCGAATCCCACCCTCTCCGCCACCGATAAAGCCTAAGAGGTTGTTTCTCTTGGGCTTTTTTGTTGCCGGCTGAGTCGGTGTCCACAAATCTGTCATCAAAAACGCGGGGGAAGCGAGCAGCTGTCGTGGATGCGAAGGATCGAATCTCGGGCCACCCCAAGCCCTGCGGTCACAGAGCCAGCCCGCAGCCGGGTTCGGCTTTGTCGATCAAAGCGCGCGATCGGAGCGCCTGAGACAATCTGTTATGTGACGCGGTCGTTACGTTGCAACTCTGCAACATATCCAGCCGCACGCAGGGCGCGTTCGAAGTCCTGTGCGAGATCCTCGGTGGCGAACTGCTGCGCAGGAATCCACACGGGTCCGAGCGGAACCTGCTGGAATGGCACGCTTGGCGTGGAGAGCAGCCCGCCAGACATTGACCGAATTTTCGTGGTCCTACTTCCGGTAGGGGTCGGGCAGGACTGCTCGGCGGACCTGCGCTCCAGGGTCCGGTCCACAGAGACACCGGCCTGCTGCAACGCGGCAGCCAGCATCCGCCGCGTGCTTTTCATCTTGATGAATCGGTACCAGCCGCCTGCAGATCCGCGATTGTGATCATGACCATCATCGGATCAATCGGCGATGGATCGAAACCGAGTGCGAGATAGAAGTCGCGGGCGTTGGCGCTCAGCGCGTGCGCGATCACGCCACGGATCCCGATGACGGAGCCGGCCTGCAGGATCCGTAGACCGGCGTCGCGCATCAAGCCCCGGGCAATTCCGCGACATTGCCACTCACGATCGACCGCCAGTCGTGCAAGTACCACGACGGGAATCGGGTCGGGCATATTGCGTCCAAACCGGCCGGCAGCCGCATCAACCCGGATGGCGCCGGAAGCGAGCGCGTAGTATGCAACGACGCGCGGCCCATCGCATACGACGAAGGTCCGCGTTGCACCGCTTGCCTGGTTCCGTAGCGCGCGGCGTCGGAGCCAGTCATCAAGGCTAGGCTCTCCCGAATCGAACGCGTCGAGCGCGTGCCCGGCAGTGAGCAGCTCGGGCGCTCGCAGCGTCATGCCCCTTCGACCTTCCTATCCCAGAGGGCCGGCGTTTGCATGGTTCTGGCCAAACGAGGATTGGGCGCTGGCGCCGCTTCCAGGCGCTCGATGAATGCCGCGAAGGCATTGGGAGTTGCGCGGATCAGCGTTGCGTCGAGCAGCGCCTCCTCGGCTGCGGCGCGCGCAGCGGAGAGCATGAAGTCGGTGCGGGTCAACCCGCGTACGGCTGCCGCTTGGTCAATCAGATTGCGCTCCTCGGGTTGGATACGGAGGTTGAGCGTTTCCCGCTTGGGAGCGCTGGCGTGCGCGGTCGGCATGGCTTACCTTTCCAAAAAACTCACGGAAGACAGTATAGCACTCCGTACTGACGAGGTCATTACGGCCCGGGAGGGTCGCGCGATAAGAGGGCTTGGCCCCCGGTGAGGGAATGAACCCGAGCCCGTCGAAACATACCGCTCTCGCGGACGCCGCTGACGTGGTCATCTGGCTGGCAAAAGCAGGAGAGGGTGGCGCTACTTACCTTTACTCTGCACCAGGAATTCTTTGGTTGCCAGCGCGGCTTGCGCGCGATTTTCGACGCCGAGCGCCAGAAAGATCCGGGTGAGGTGGGCCTTGACGGTTGCTTCGGTGATGTCCAGGCGACGGGCGATCTCGCGGTTCGACCAGCCTTGCGCCAGCAGGTCGGCGATGCTTCGCTGACGCGGCGTGAGTTCGGCGCCTCCGGGAGCCTGCGGGATGGTCTCGGCAGGCATGGTGTCGAGCGCATGGCGCGGAACGAACACTTCACCCATGAGTACGATCCCGAGCGCGCGGACGATCAAATCGCGCGAAGCGGATTTCGGAATGTAGCCCATGGCGCCCGCGTCGAGCGCTTCGCGCATGGAGCCTGGATCTTCGTCGGCGGAGATCACCACAATCGGCACCGCCGGATGCTGCCGTCGCAGTTCGCGTACGATCTCAGGGCCGCGGCGATCGGGCAGATGCAGATCGAGCAGCATGAGGTCGATGTCCGTTGCCGCGGTCAGACTTCGGCAGCCTTCTCCGAAGCTGCGTGCCTCGATCACCTCCGTCGCGCCCAGCGTCTCCGCCACGCCGCGCAGCGCCTCGCGAAACAGCGCATGATCTTCCACGATCAGCGTCTTCATTGCGACGTCACCTCGGTTCCGGCAAGAATTGCACTGAGCAGGGAGCGTAGGCGGGCTGGGGCGACCGGCTTGTGCAGGATCGGCAGTCCACTCGTCTCGGCGTCGCGGATCCGCTCCGGCGCGGTATC
This genomic window from Burkholderiales bacterium GJ-E10 contains:
- a CDS encoding cell division protein FtsK, translated to MIGRRLPYNPAMAEPIADGLNEVPVRARAQPRATARASAASAAPERGARLLAETRWIVAALAVLALGAALLSYHRSDPGFTHLSGSSHIANWEGAAGAWVADLLFFLFGFSAFFWVVFAAEWVWRGFARLHRNPSHPALPLWVRGPGFAVLMLAATSLESLRLPRAAAVLPGSAGGVLGSSLGPWVERALGATGATVALIVLCALGASLGFGFSWLAVAERVGGVMESVVARARMRREESEDRTIGVAASEERAAMLAAQRDQAPEHEPVHIERQPEHAPISERKQQERQVPLFAEAAAAGGLPTLDLLDEADGGPEAVATETLEFTSRLIEKKLKDFGVQVTVIAAYPGPVITRYEIEPATGVKGAQIVNLAKDLARALSLVSIRVVETIPGKNLMGLELPNQRRQVVRLAEILGSAAYAESHSPVALGLGKDIAGKPVVVDLARMPHLLVAGTTGSGKSVGINAMILSILYKSDPAKVRLLLIDPKMLEMSAYEGIPHLLAPVVTDMREAGHALNWCVAEMDRRYRLMSKLGVRSLASYNQKVAEARDRGEPIPHPFADPAEAQPLEPLPVIVVVIDELADLMMVTGKKVEELIARIAQKARAAGMHLILATQRPSVDVITGLIKANIPTRIAFQVSSRIDSRTILDQMGAESLLGQGDMLYLPAGAGIPARVHGAFVSDEEVHRVAESLRRQGAPVYVEGLLEAPDAGAEAAGDAAGGGGESDPLYDQAVEIVLKQRRASISLVQRHLRIGYNRAARLLEEMERAGMVSSMQANGNREILVPNREGTE
- a CDS encoding outer-membrane lipoprotein carrier protein, with the protein product MSRWWRILAAFCAANVLAAGAHAAPIDELHAFLAHTASMRGDFMQRNPPAGGGRSPAKRLAAPSVTRGSFSFQRPGKFRWVVQQPYAQLIVSDGRTLYLYDQDLEQVTKKTLAGSLPASPASILFGSNDFEHQFVVTNDGTEDGVAWILALPRTKDSPFERIRIGFRDGVPVAMRLEDQFGQITQLSFDHIQRNPALDPAQFRFVPPAGVDILDDR
- a CDS encoding recombination factor protein RarA codes for the protein MQPAAVPLAEAMRPTRIDDVVGQRHLLGAGKPLRMAFESGHPHSMILWGPPGVGKTTLARLMAGAFGLDFIAISAVLGGVKDIRDAVERATATRARTGLPTVVFVDEVHRFNKAQQDAFLPHVESGLFVFIGATTENPSFEVVGALLSRAVVYVLEPLSEADLLQLLESARARFLPQVEIGDDARRMLVETADGDGRRLLQALEITANAAAQAGRPVDVEFLRGALPATLRRFDKGGENFYDQISALHKSVRGSDPDAALYWMARMLDGGVDPLYVARRAIRMASEDIGLADPRALQLALEAAQAFERLGSPEGELALAQAIVYLAMAPKSNAVYRALGEVRRFVETDGTRPVPMHLRNAPTRLMKDLGYGTGYRYAHDEEGAFAAGETYLPEGVPPQQWYRPTDRGLEQRIGERLAELRARNLRAAKPPGKS
- a CDS encoding seryl-tRNA synthetase; translation: MLDINALRRNAAEIAARLRTRPYEFDVDGFSALEAERKAMQSTTEELQARRNALSKQIGICKARGEDAGALMEEVAAIPEKLKALEARLEGVQARLHAMLLEVPNVPHASVPFGRSSEDNVEVRRWGTPRGFDFAVQDHVEVGAALGLDFEAAAKLSGARFAVLKGPVARLHRALAQFMLDLHTTEHGYTECYTPYLVNAQALVGTGQLPKFEQDLFRVPRGGDVAGPEGSGEESAVEPLYLIPTAEVTLTNLARDRILREADLPVRLTAHSPCFRSEAGSYGRDTRGMIRQHQFDKVEMVQVVHPERSFEAQEEMVVHAETVLRRLELPYRVVLLCTGDMGASAAKTYDLEVWLPAQNTYREISSVSNCEAYQARRMQARFRNAQGKTEFVHTLNGSGLAVGRTLVAILENFQNGDGSVSIPAALQPYLGGTQRLEPVRG
- a CDS encoding putative periplasmic or secreted lipoprotein — protein: MNAVKLSAAAVLALFAFGVQAHPAKPLTDRQITDIIQHKINHSPMLDGDVISVETHQGRVHLTGQVDSRFERHVAKRIAQKVPGVKSVKLDLGIIND
- a CDS encoding predicted protein, with the translated sequence MLAAALQQAGVSVDRTLERRSAEQSCPTPTGSRTTKIRSMSGGLLSTPSVPFQQVPLGPVWIPAQQFATEDLAQDFERALRAAGYVAELQRNDRVT
- a CDS encoding GCN5-related N-acetyltransferase, whose translation is MTLRAPELLTAGHALDAFDSGEPSLDDWLRRRALRNQASGATRTFVVCDGPRVVAYYALASGAIRVDAAAGRFGRNMPDPIPVVVLARLAVDREWQCRGIARGLMRDAGLRILQAGSVIGIRGVIAHALSANARDFYLALGFDPSPIDPMMVMITIADLQAAGTDSSR
- a CDS encoding DNA-binding protein is translated as MPTAHASAPKRETLNLRIQPEERNLIDQAAAVRGLTRTDFMLSAARAAAEEALLDATLIRATPNAFAAFIERLEAAPAPNPRLARTMQTPALWDRKVEGA
- a CDS encoding putative two-component response transcriptional regulator (LuxR family), translating into MKTLIVEDHALFREALRGVAETLGATEVIEARSFGEGCRSLTAATDIDLMLLDLHLPDRRGPEIVRELRRQHPAVPIVVISADEDPGSMREALDAGAMGYIPKSASRDLIVRALGIVLMGEVFVPRHALDTMPAETIPQAPGGAELTPRQRSIADLLAQGWSNREIARRLDITEATVKAHLTRIFLALGVENRAQAALATKEFLVQSKGK